GCGCGGGCTCGACCGGCTTTTCGATAACGGGCTCGGGCTCCGGTTCGGGCTCGGCTTTTTCCGGTGGGGTCGGGTCCGGTTCGGGTTGGGGCTGGACCTGCGGCTCCGGCGGCGTGGGTGGCTGGACCTCGGGCTTGGGCGGTTCGGGGGTCTCGGGCGCCTTCGCAACCTGCGGGATAGGCGCTTCCACCACGCTGACCATGATGGGCTGGCTTTCCGGCGGAAGCGGCACCACTTCCTGGGTCGACAGCATGGCTCCCGCGACCACGGCATGCACGGCCACCACGACGATTCCCGCTCCCAGCCTGACGCCCAGGGAAGAATTCGACGATGTGGACCAACTGCTTCGTTTGTTGCTAGGCATGAACCAGCCCGATGCCCTGTCTTGAGTTGAACCGCGAGCCGCCGACGGCATGCGCGGCTCGGAATGAGTCCGACATGCTATCTCAAATAGGAATTATTCGCAAAATCATTCGAGCCTGTGGGACCAGGCTTAGGGAGGGCCTCTGGATCGGCACGTTCCGAAGACCTGCGATAAATTGAGGCCGGCATGGTGAAGCAGACACGGGCTAGCGCGCATACCGACGCGTCGCACCCACCGGCCGGAGACAATGATGATGACCTTCACTTTCAACACGGTGCCCAGCATCCATGCGGAATACGGCGCCGCGCGGCGCCTGGGCCAGATCCTGCGCGAGCGCTTCCCGGCCGCCGCGCGCATCGCCGTGATCACCGACGCGTTCCTGCATCGCAGCGGCCTGCTGCGGCCGGCGCTGGACAGCCTGGCCGCGCATGGCTGGGAGGTGACGGTGGTGGACGACGTGGTGGCGGATCCGCCCGAACACGTGGTGCTGGCCAGCGCACGACGCGTACGCGACAGTAGTGCCCAGGTCGTGCTGGGATTGGGCGGTGGCTCGTCGATGGATGTGGCCAAGCTGATCGCGGTGCTGAACGGCAGCGAGCAGCCGCTGCAAGCAATGTATGGCGTGGGCAACGTGCAAGGCCCCCGCCTGCCGCTGGTGCTGATGCCAACGACGGCGGGAACCGGCTCGGAAGCCACGGCCGTATCCATCGTGACCACCGGCGAAACCACGAAGAGCGGTGTGGTCTCGCCCGTGCTGTATCCGGATCTGGCGCTGCTGGATGCCGAACTGACCATCGGCCTGCCCGCCGCCATCACGGCGGCCACCGGCATAGACGCCATGGTGCACGCCATCGAGGCCTATACGTCGGCGCGCCTGAAGAACCCGCTGTCGGACATGCTGGCCGCCCAGGCGCTGCGACTGCTGAGCGAAAACCTGATCACGGCTTGCGAACAGCCGGACAATGGCGCGGCGCGTGAGGCCATGCTGCTGGGCGCCACGCTGGCCGGCCAGGCGTTCTCGAACGCGCCCGTTGCCGCCGTGCATGCGCTGGCCTACCCGCTGGGCGGCCATTTCCACGTGCCGCACGGCCATTCCAATGCGCTGGTGCTGATACCGGTGCTGCGCTTCAATGCGCAGGCCGCGACGCCGCTGTACGCGGAGCTGGCCGACATGGTGACGCCGGGTGCGGCCGTGGCATCCGGAACGCCCGCGGACATCGCGAAGGCGAAGACCGAAGCCTTTATCACGCACCTGGATGGATTGATCGACCGTACAGGCATCGAGCGCCGCCTGCGCGACGTCGGCGTCACCGCCGCCGACCTGCCTCGCCTGGCCTCCGACGCGATGCTGCAACAGCGCCTGCTGGTGAACAACCCGCGGCCGCTGCAAGAGGCGGACGCATTGGCGATCTATGAGGCGACGCTGTAGGGGGACTGGCTTGAAGTGGTGGGTGCTGAGGGGTTCGAACCCCCGACCTACGCCTTGTAAGGGCGCCGCTCTACCAGCTGAGCTAAGCACCCCGTATCGAGTGGGGCCACTCTTGATGCCATCGCGGAGCCAGCCGCGAAGCGCAAATTATAGCGATCGCCCGGCAAGGCCGCAAACGAGTCATCCGCAACAACGCACGCGGCCGCTGCCTGCCATGCGTTCAGTGATATCCGTGCCGCCGGGCGATCATGATCGAGTAATCGATCAGTTGACTGCGTCCTTCAGGGCCTTGCCGGCGCGGAACTTCGGCACCTTGGCCTTTTTGATTTTGATGCTTTCGCCGGTGCGCGGATTGCGACCGGTACGTGCTGCACGGGACGACACGGCAAACGTGCCGAAACCAACCAATGTTACGGTGCCGCCCTTCTTCAACGTCGACTTCACTGCGCCGATCAAGGCGTCGAGCGAACGGCCCGCGGCCGCCTTCGAAATATCGGCCTTGCTGGCGATGTGGTCGATGAGCTCAGTTTTGTTCATGCAGGATTACCCCTCACAGGTATGGTGCCTTGGGGACCGCGCGGCGGCCGGCAAGACATTCGAACGACTTCTTCTTGAACGGTTTGCATGACAAACCGCGACGCTTAAATTGCTACGCCGCCCATGATCCTGCCGGCGTTGACGCGGGCAAACCAGGAGCGACGTAGAGGCGTATTAGGCACCGGCGACACAAGGCTGTCAAGAAAAAATCGGCCGAAAACCCGCGTAGTTACTTGCTTTGCGTCGCGATGCTACACGTCGACCCAGCGACGCAGCAGATTGTGATAAACGCCAGTCAATTGCACCAGCGAAGGATGTTCCTTGACGTCCTGCGTCAGCCTTTGAATGGCGACATCCAGCTCAAGCAACAGCGACCGCTGCGCGTCCTCGCGCA
This genomic interval from Bordetella genomosp. 8 contains the following:
- a CDS encoding HU family DNA-binding protein, with the translated sequence MNKTELIDHIASKADISKAAAGRSLDALIGAVKSTLKKGGTVTLVGFGTFAVSSRAARTGRNPRTGESIKIKKAKVPKFRAGKALKDAVN
- a CDS encoding iron-containing alcohol dehydrogenase, coding for MMTFTFNTVPSIHAEYGAARRLGQILRERFPAAARIAVITDAFLHRSGLLRPALDSLAAHGWEVTVVDDVVADPPEHVVLASARRVRDSSAQVVLGLGGGSSMDVAKLIAVLNGSEQPLQAMYGVGNVQGPRLPLVLMPTTAGTGSEATAVSIVTTGETTKSGVVSPVLYPDLALLDAELTIGLPAAITAATGIDAMVHAIEAYTSARLKNPLSDMLAAQALRLLSENLITACEQPDNGAAREAMLLGATLAGQAFSNAPVAAVHALAYPLGGHFHVPHGHSNALVLIPVLRFNAQAATPLYAELADMVTPGAAVASGTPADIAKAKTEAFITHLDGLIDRTGIERRLRDVGVTAADLPRLASDAMLQQRLLVNNPRPLQEADALAIYEATL